CTGCTGAACGGAATGCACGCTCGGGGCGATGTTTGGATCCTCTTCAAGCGGCTTGGAACCCCTCTGGATCAGTAATTTATTGATGTCGTCCGTCACCTTGTTTTTCGGCACGGGACGGGCTCCAATGGCCAGCGCGAGGGCATCCAGTTTCCCAATGATGGAATTGTATTTGTCCTCTCGGCTCGGAAACGTTTCCCGCGCCACGCCACCGGACACCGCGGCGATCAGGGTCATGGAATCGGTGCTGGCCTGGGTCAAGCCCTGGACGACCGCTTGGTCATAGGCCGGTGCCAATTGAACCTTGCAGCCCATGCTTGCAAGGACGCCCCCCAGAAAGAGCGTCCTCGCCCAGAGGGTGAATGCATGGTGTTTGCGCGTGTGAGCAGGCTCCATGGGAGCTCCTTGAAAGGGTTGAGGATGTGCCCAGAACGGCGCGGGCCTTTGGGTTAGGGCAAGGACCAGCGAGTTGCGAAGAAATCCGCCGACCAGCAGGGTTTCCAGGCTTTGGTGTTGGTGAGCGTGAGCGGCGCGGGCGGAACGACCGGCGCGTCCAGGTTGAATTCCGGCGAATCCGCCGGAGGGATTGTGATGGTCCCCGGGAAGCCCCCCAAGGACGCCGCTGGTGGTCAGGTAATCGCTATGCCCGTAATCCCAGCCATCCGGCAGCCTTCCATTCCGGATGACGTTTTCAGGGACCGTGGACGATGGTCCGCTGCGCCCCAGCGCCGATTTCAGGTTGGGATCCCCCCGTTCGAGCAGCCCCCCCACGAGATTGCCTGCTGGGTAGGCCAAGGCCAGCACATGGTCCTTCATGGAGTAGAGAACGGAAACATGCTTGATCTTTTTGGCGGCGTCCTGGAACTCCCTGTTCAGCGTGTCGTCTTCGATGGCAGGGGCCATCAGGTAGAGGTGGCGCACCGTTTTCCCCTCCGCCAATTGGCGGATGGCCTGCAACATCACTCGCACGCCCAGTGAGTGGGACCCGAAGGAAATGGATGCGGTGTCCTGGAAGTGCTGGTCCAGGAAGCGGCCTAGGAGGGTGCCGCTTTTCTGGGCCTCCCCACCTTCCCAAATGTAGTCCAGCGCCATGGGAATGATGCAGTCACCGGGCCAAAGCACTCCGATGTAGAGCGGCATGGGTTCCAACTTCAGGTGCTTCTTCCACTCATTCAACTTGGCGGTGCCATCGGGCCGGTTGTTTTCAAATCCATGTGTCATCAGGAGCACATCGCGTCCAGACACGGCTTGAACCAATAAGGCCGGATCCAGGACGGTCCCATCGCCGTCAGTGACCTTCAGCGTGCCGATGGGGCCACCGTGGGACCAGGCCCTCAGATCAATGAACCAGTTCGCATCGCTCATGGCCTACCTTTTGACGGCCTGCAAGGCCTTGGCGGCCGTGGTGAGGCTGCCCGCAAGATCCTTTGCCATGGGCGCCAAGGGCGTGGCCAACAGGCCCGTGATCAATGCCAGCACATAGTGCTTCGAACCATTTTTATCGAAGACCGGTCCTGATAAAGAGACCGCGGCGGCCTCGGCCAGGATGACGGCCGCCAGACAGGCGTAGACTTTGCACGCGTTGCGGTAGCGCTGATCGGCGCGTTGGTAGGCGCGATCAATCAGGCTCGAAAGAAGCAGGTCAAAGCGACCGTAAACATTGAGTTCGTCGGGCGTCAGGGCCTTGCCCTTGTTGAGGCTGTCGGCAACCGACTCCATCACCTCTGGATCTACACCCGTCACGCGAGCCAGGCCCGCTGCCGTCTTCACGTTCAAGCGGAGCTTGATGAGGGACTTTGCGACGCTTTTTTGATCGGCCACAGGCGCACCGTTCAGCCAGTTCGAGCGGAGGGTGTCGGAAATGGCGGTTCGAGAAATGGCGGAGTCCGCGGGAATTCCCTCTTCGTTGGGCGCCAGCTGGCTGAGCAAGGCGGCAATGAACGCGAAGCCCGAATTGGATATACCACCTCCGAAAGCCTTGGTGGCATCCACGAGGCCGAACGCCGCCGTGCCGAGTGCACCAATGGCGGTAATGGCAGTGGCAAGGTAGGTCGGGGTTATGTCCATGCTGCGCTCCTTTGGCTGGTTGGGCATTAGGGTGAGTTAGAGCGTGACGCGGAGGAATGGCCGCTTTGCTCCATTGGCCAGGTCAGGGCGGATCCCAACCACGAAGCCTAAGGAGATGGGCTTTTCGGAGGCATATATGAATTTCAGGGCGGATGTTATCGCCATGATCAACCCTTTTCCCCGGGTTACCGCCGAACGGTGCATTTCCCATCCTCAACGGGAATCCGGGGTCAAATCACAGGCGGGAAACCAGCTGAAGCGAGCCGGGCCGTGACTCATCCCGGCTCAATTCAGCTCAGAATCAAGGCATGACCCTCACCCTCCGTCACCGCACCCAGGCCATCCTCCAACAGGCGGGCTGGGACTTGGCTCCACCGCCTGTGGTCTGGTCGCCGCGCATGGCGCGCTGCGCGGGGCTCTTCGTGGTGGAGAAGGATGCGCGCGGCAAGTGGCATCCGGAGATCCGCCTGTCGATTCCGCTGCTGCGCCGCCGGGACTGGCCCTGGCCGCAGCAGGTGTGCGGGATGAACTGCCATGCGCCGGAGGAAGTGCAGCAGCGGATCCTGGAGCACGAACTCATCCACTACAAGCTCTGGATGGATCGGGAGAAGGATTGGGGGCACAGCGAACGCTTCCGGCAGTTGGCTTGGGAGGTATTCGGGCATCAGGCGATCACTCACGGCATCGGCTCGGAGGAAGGCTGACCGATCAGCTGTGATCGGCCGCCGAGGTGTCACCCTTGGGTGGCCCGGTTCAGCCTCGCGCGGATGCGGCTGAGGGAGACGGCGGTGATGCCCAGGTAGCTGGCGAGATCCTTGAGGGGGACGCGGCGGGCCAGGTCCGGATGGGCTGCGAGAAAGGTTTGATAGCGTTCCAGGGGTTTGAGGATCAGCAGGTCGCGCTCGCGGATTTCCTTGCGCAGGGCGTAGCGCTTCACAGCGCCGGTGAGGCAGCGCTGCCAGGCCAGGTGCCGCTGGCCCAGCTGCTCCAGGCAGGCAAGCTCCACCCGTTCCAATTCACTGGCCTCGAGGGCCACCACCGCGAAGCTGGTGAGGCCGCCGGGTTCCAGTGCGGCCATGCTGGCGAAGAGGCCGCCCGCCTCGCCGAAGGATTTGATGCGCTCGGTGCCATCGGGCAGCCAGTAACACAGCTTCACCAGCCCCTTGCGAACCACATAGATGTAGGGATGCGTCTCGCCTGCCTGGAACACCGTCTCTCCAGCAGCCACCCGCACCATCTTCAGGTGCTGCAGGCAGTGTTCCTGTTCAGGCAGAGGGCAACCCGCGAGTTGTTCAAAGAGCTGCAGGGCTGAGCTGACGGCTGGCTTAACCATCGTTAAGGACGCGCCGATCCAGGCGTCAGATCATCAGGGCAGCCGGACATGCGATCAGTCTGGCACGACCCGCGGGAGCCCAGCCATGAACACCTGTTTCCTCCTCGTCAACGCCCTGCCCGCCTGGTTGCGGCTTTCCCGGGCCGAGCGCCAGCGGCTGTTCGAGTCGGAGTTGCTCAGTCTGGTGCCCAAGCATCCCGGCCTGACGCTGCGGTTCTTCGATGCGGAGGCCTATTCCGCCGTGTGCAGCGACATTCTGATGATTCAGCCGCCCGATGCCCGCGCCTTGCACTTCTTCATGGAGGGCCTGCGGGATTCCGCCCTGCTCACCGAGCCCTACTTCGAGGTGCGACACATCATTCCCTGCCTTGAGAATGGCTTTCAGGAATACGAAAAAGCCTTGGCCGGTGTCTGAATGGGGTGGGTGAATCCGACCATGACGGATCGCTGACGGCATGGCCGGGGTACACTCCAGCCATGAACGCCTGGGATCCCGCCTTCCTCGCCGCCCCGCCCCTGACCGAAGCCGAGGACCGGCTGGCTCCGGCCCACAAGATCTACGCCCTGCGCACCTTGCCCCTGGGCGACATCAGGGCCGTGGGCTTCGACATGGACCACACCCTGGCCCGCTACCGGTCGCCGGAGATCGATGATCTGGCCTTCAAGAAGGCCGCACGACTGCTCGTGCGTGAGCGCGGCTACTCGCCCTGGCTGCTGGAGATTGACTAC
This sequence is a window from Geothrix sp. PMB-07. Protein-coding genes within it:
- a CDS encoding darcynin family protein is translated as MNTCFLLVNALPAWLRLSRAERQRLFESELLSLVPKHPGLTLRFFDAEAYSAVCSDILMIQPPDARALHFFMEGLRDSALLTEPYFEVRHIIPCLENGFQEYEKALAGV
- a CDS encoding Crp/Fnr family transcriptional regulator, which encodes MVKPAVSSALQLFEQLAGCPLPEQEHCLQHLKMVRVAAGETVFQAGETHPYIYVVRKGLVKLCYWLPDGTERIKSFGEAGGLFASMAALEPGGLTSFAVVALEASELERVELACLEQLGQRHLAWQRCLTGAVKRYALRKEIRERDLLILKPLERYQTFLAAHPDLARRVPLKDLASYLGITAVSLSRIRARLNRATQG
- a CDS encoding alpha/beta hydrolase: MSDANWFIDLRAWSHGGPIGTLKVTDGDGTVLDPALLVQAVSGRDVLLMTHGFENNRPDGTAKLNEWKKHLKLEPMPLYIGVLWPGDCIIPMALDYIWEGGEAQKSGTLLGRFLDQHFQDTASISFGSHSLGVRVMLQAIRQLAEGKTVRHLYLMAPAIEDDTLNREFQDAAKKIKHVSVLYSMKDHVLALAYPAGNLVGGLLERGDPNLKSALGRSGPSSTVPENVIRNGRLPDGWDYGHSDYLTTSGVLGGLPGDHHNPSGGFAGIQPGRAGRSARAAHAHQHQSLETLLVGGFLRNSLVLALTQRPAPFWAHPQPFQGAPMEPAHTRKHHAFTLWARTLFLGGVLASMGCKVQLAPAYDQAVVQGLTQASTDSMTLIAAVSGGVARETFPSREDKYNSIIGKLDALALAIGARPVPKNKVTDDINKLLIQRGSKPLEEDPNIAPSVHSVQQVSIAFQKMKETDQAHGINPTVAAAFKGQVSIYFDQAISYENFLKR